TCGCCCATCTATAGCTCTTCCTCTTGGCATTTCCTGTTGCCTGTGTTCTTTCGGGATAAGTGGTGGGAATAGGCCAGTGTAAGTACAGGAATTGCAAGAAGTTAATAGGCAGAGCAAAAGTGCTGCGCATTTAGTTCTAGAAGACGATAGGTTTTGCTTCGGTTAGTACTTTTTACCATTTTGTTTGAGCTGTTGATGTTTTCTGCCTCGGTGGTTGTTTGCATAAAAGGCCTGGGACAGCCTTTGTTCAATCCATGGAGTGGCCATTGAAGTGGAATTAACTGCACTTTTTGGCGCATCACTTAGGCCTTGAAATCCGAAAACCTTATGAAAGAAAGATTGGGGCGATTTTGTTGTACTCCTGCTCACTTAGAACCGACTTTTCAATCGAATTAAACAACCGATTAGCCGACACACCTTCGAAGATGCATGCATTATGAACAAAGTACTAAAATACTATGGAATTGCCAACCTCTGACCATGTGCAAGCACATGGTTTCCAATTCCTTTCCCCTCAATAATGTTCCTCAACCCCCCCCTGATCAATCATAATGAGTGATAAACACATAATCAATCAAAGTAATCGGAATCACAATCTTCTTCAAACctcccttctcctcctccctcctGGAGCATACTCGAGATGGAAATCGAGGAAACGAAGCTGACGAGAATGACGCTCTTATTCTCCGTCTTCTTCACCCTCCATGCTGTCCTGTACTACGTAGACCCCAGCACCTGCTGGTTAGCCTTCTATGCCTCGATCCTGCCAGTTGCTGGCATCTTGTTGGCCGCAGCCTTCCTCGTGATTGCAGCACGAGCCACGCTGATGACATGGATCGCCGTGCTCGTCCTGCTTGCCTTCTCAGGGAAACGCCGACGAGTTCTTGCCCTACAAGGTAGGAAGATAACGGCTGATGTTGCCATGTACTTGGTCAAGTTTGTGTTTCAAGGAAAGGGCGGAGCAGCCGCTGTTGTCTGTGCAGCTTTCGTTAGCTTCCTTCTTGTAGCTTTCTGATAAGATCGATGTTGTCTATTCTACAACCTTTTGTTGGATCTTGCCTCCAGGCAACAGATTAATTGACAGAcgaaagaagaagacaaacaGAACATACAGAGTCATGTTTCttagtttcttcttcttgttcttcgtTTTTGTTCATATCCTTCTCGGATCTCGGTCTTTTGGTTGGTTCTCCAGTTCTGCACAGACAATGCTATGATGATGATTGCTCCATGCTTGTATGTATGACGGACAGCAACATTTTGTCCAGGGTTCAGAACTTTTACATCCTGGAAAGTTAATTTAACTCTTGAGCCGAGAAAACTGCGAAATACTCCGAGTACAGTTCCACTTCAACGAACTCGACATGGAAATTcagggaaagaaaagaaaaattcaccGAGGGCAATCATATGGAGCAAAGAAAGTAAGGGAAACCATGTGCCGATACTAACATTCCTGACTTCGAGATTTCTAGTTGGCAGAAAACTGTAAAATAATGCGAGTACTATTCCGGTTTTAATAGATGAGATGAATGGTTCTCGAGCTGCATTACTTTTCAAGTTGAGCTGTTAGTAACCCCTTTGCAGAAATGTGCTGGAAGTCCTCCtttccttcccttcccttccactccactattaaaaaaaaaagaatggtgATTACTGGTCAGTTGTCGAAAGGGCTCTGAACCGACCATATTCTCGAACCCAAACTTCCACGGTGCAAAAAAATGAATCATGAAGCTGAGTGCAGCTCATTGCTTCAAATCTCGTCTTCCTTTTGCATTCTCCAGAGATGCATTGCAATGCTGATTGCTGAATATGATTAGAGATGTTTCTCAATGTTGTTGCATGCGAAATAAGGTGGACCCGAGTTGAATGTATTGACTGCACATTCCTCTGCTCCAATCTTTGCTAGCAACCTCGTCTTGAGTCCACTCCGGCAAACCGATCCGGCCAGGGATAGACCACTTGTTCCGTCTCTGATGGTGGATGGATGATAAGCTGTTGAAGACACACACAAACATGGGCTGGCAAAAAATATGGGCCCTGGAAGAGAGAGACAGATCCTACAAGAAGCACTTGCTTGTCTGTTGTTGATCATTTCATCATCTATATTTCCATGGAAAACAGTACAGGATTGGACACGGCCGATTTTCTTGAAAGAATTGAATGGAATTTCATCCATTTTATCCGTCCGTGTATAAGGCTCTACTCCGTCGGTTCAATATTACACGAATGGAAACCCGACGACCTTTCGATGCTCGCTCGACTAAGCGAAGCCACGGGGACCAGATAAGCATTTCTCGTATTCTGAAAGATGAGGTTTCCTGTCATGTGCAGCAATATATGCTTAATTAAACCCTTGTCCTTATCTACAGCATTGATAAACTTGATTTCCTTCTTTCGAAAACATTATAATGATTCTTTCAATAGTACATAGAATATACAaagattattaattaataatcaacAGCATTAAGTTCCATTGAATTGAGAGAATAGTACAAGCCACTCCCTTCCAATATTTACGGCCCTcctctgaaaaaaataattatagtaTATTATATTTCGTATGTTAATATTCGGTGCCCGTATTGTTCGATGTACTTTCATGGTACTCTGGGCGAAGCAGCATTTAGGAATATCTGACATTCGAGAAATGGTGTATTTGTACGTAGTTTTCCCTCAAATCTTACACGCTGCAAGGTCCGAGCCGAAATGATCTTGCATCAGTTACATCTAGGAAAACATATAGGATGTCGGATCTCGCAGAAGAGAGGTGTCAACTCTGCTGTAAATTTTAGTGCGGTGATAAAATATGCTCGCGGGATGGTTCGGGCTgttaaaggaaagaaaatttttttatgaggGTTTGCTCAGGACAAGAACAAGACAGTAGGCAAGAAAGACGGTGGAAAAGCCGCGACCTCATCAACGAGTGTCTACCGATATTATAGGCCATCCGCATTTGTTTGCCGAACTTGGCCCAGCAACAGGAACTGGGTGAAGGACACAACATTGGAAACCATCTCTAGAACCTGCGCCATAATTATCCTGTCGGGGAAGATGTTACCATAGGCTTCGACGATGACCGGTCGGGTGTCTCCgaggaaaaggaaatggaaaaaaaatcttagcTTGATGaggagagaggaaaaaggtTACAATCTAATGTGGGAAGGCTATTCGGGGCAGAGCTTATATGGGAGTGGGAGAGTGGACTTGTCGCCATGGCTGAGAGCTTCCCATGTTTGATGATCAGATTCCATGTGCTCCTTGATTAATTTATGGCTTTCAATCGACGTTACTATATTCACAAAGTATTTTGTCCCTCCCTCCCCTtaatactctctctctctctctctctctctctctctcttctttctctttcttctactacttcttcttcttcttcttctttctttctctattGTGCCGGACTCTATTAATCTTCTTAATGATTCTGTCTGCAGATCAAGAGAGCAGTTCTGTCCCCATCAGAGATTAAAATACACCCAGAAAGCCAAAACCCCTCtgcccccctctctctcccccttctCTATCTCTCACTCCTATTTGATTATGATGACTAATCCGCATTATGAGTCTCCGGGATTACACCAAAAGCTCTGATCTTTACTTGGAATTTCACTGATTGAGCTCTCAAGTGCATGTGGGAGGTGGAGACTGATGTGGGTTTTGATGCTTGGCGGGTGGTATTCCTAATTCTCGCTGGTAATCGAGCAGTGCACTTGAAGGGCATGTGAGTCTTGCTCTGACCTCCACCAGAGAATGTTGCAGCTTATCCTGTCCTCCTCTTGCACTGTCCCACTGTACCTTGTTTGCTTGGTTGTCCTGTGGTTTTAGTGGTGAAGCTCCTCGAGTTTGTGCTGTCGGGCATAGGTGCTGTAATTGAACTGTGACTGCTGTAGCTGCTGGAGAAATGGAATCCGGCTGTAGGATCTACTCGGATGATGAGTTTCGTTTGGACTCGAAATGGTTGATCGATCCGCAGCATCTCTTCGTTGGACCGAAACTCGGGGAAGGAGCTCATGCCAAGGTCTATGAAGGAAAGTGAGTCCTCACCTGTTCCAGTTCCTGTGCTCTAAATCCCAATAGTTTGCTTATGGGAAAAATATTTTGCTAATGTTGGttattgtttctttcttccattGTGTTTGTCGGACTTGTTGGTTTATGTGGTGGAAGGTTTTGACCGGATGCGATTTCGTGTCCGGGCATATACAGCTATTGGTAATAGCTTATGTTTCGGTGTTACTTTGTTCCACTTCAGATATAAGAACCAGACTGTTGCAATTAAAATCGTTCATAAAGGGGAGACCCCTGAGGACATTGCCAAGATAGAAGCTCGATTCGCGAGGGAGGTTGCGATGCTTTCGAGAGTTCAACACAAAAACTTAGTCAAGGTTTGAGTTTTGTTTCGGAGATCTTTTGATTCTTGTGTTTCTTAAAACTGAGTTTATCTGAGCTTGTATCTCGACAGTTTATCGGTGCTTGCAAGGAGCCGGTGATGGTGATAGTTACAGAGCTTTTATCAGGAGGTACTCTGCGTAAATATCTGGTAAATATGCGGCCTAGATGCTTAGAAACTCATGTTGCGATTGGTTTTGCACTGGATATTGCTCGGGCTATGGAGTGCCTTCACTCTCATGGGATCATTCACCGCGATCTAAAACCTGGTAATTTATCTTTTGATTTCTTAGTTCTCTGGAACTATTTTCTGCCGGCACTAAAATATCAGCTCCTATGGCATTGTTCTTTTACTGCAGAAAACTTGCTCTTGACGGCAGACCAGAAGACAGTAAAACTAGCAGATTTCGGCCTGGCAAGAGAGGAGTCGTTGACGGAGATGATGACTGCTGAAACTGGAACTTATCGTTGGATGGCCCCAGAGGTAACTAAAAGTCTAAATCAAGATATGGTGAAAAtctcctcctctctttctGTCACGACTTATCGGCATCACTATATTTTGACAGTTGTACAGTACCGTTACATTAAGGCAGGGAGAGAAAAAGCATTACAACCACAAAGTCGATGCCTACAGCTTTGCCATAGTCTTGTGGGAGCTCTTACACAATA
Above is a window of Punica granatum isolate Tunisia-2019 chromosome 7, ASM765513v2, whole genome shotgun sequence DNA encoding:
- the LOC116213978 gene encoding uncharacterized protein LOC116213978 — its product is MEIEETKLTRMTLLFSVFFTLHAVLYYVDPSTCWLAFYASILPVAGILLAAAFLVIAARATLMTWIAVLVLLAFSGKRRRVLALQGRKITADVAMYLVKFVFQGKGGAAAVVCAAFVSFLLVAF
- the LOC116213976 gene encoding serine/threonine-protein kinase STY13-like isoform X2, giving the protein MESGCRIYSDDEFRLDSKWLIDPQHLFVGPKLGEGAHAKVYEGKYKNQTVAIKIVHKGETPEDIAKIEARFAREVAMLSRVQHKNLVKFIGACKEPVMVIVTELLSGDQKTVKLADFGLAREESLTEMMTAETGTYRWMAPELYSTVTLRQGEKKHYNHKVDAYSFAIVLWELLHNKLPFEGMSNLQAAYAAAFKNVRPSADNLPEELAIILTSCWKEDPNDRPNFSQIIQMLLNYLYTIAPPESAIPSRIFTSENRVLAPESPGTSSLMARCDATEETQGKSKGFFSCFDQCY
- the LOC116213976 gene encoding serine/threonine-protein kinase STY13-like isoform X1 → MESGCRIYSDDEFRLDSKWLIDPQHLFVGPKLGEGAHAKVYEGKYKNQTVAIKIVHKGETPEDIAKIEARFAREVAMLSRVQHKNLVKFIGACKEPVMVIVTELLSGGTLRKYLVNMRPRCLETHVAIGFALDIARAMECLHSHGIIHRDLKPENLLLTADQKTVKLADFGLAREESLTEMMTAETGTYRWMAPELYSTVTLRQGEKKHYNHKVDAYSFAIVLWELLHNKLPFEGMSNLQAAYAAAFKNVRPSADNLPEELAIILTSCWKEDPNDRPNFSQIIQMLLNYLYTIAPPESAIPSRIFTSENRVLAPESPGTSSLMARCDATEETQGKSKGFFSCFDQCY